From the genome of Actinomycetota bacterium:
AAGAAGTGGAATCTTGCGGCATGAGAACGCGACGCCTCGGCAGCAATGGGCCGGACATCTCGGTCATCGGATACGGCGCCTGGGAGATCGGCGGCGACGCCTACGGCCCCAACCCCGACGAGCGGGAGCTCGTGTCGGCCATCCATGCGGCCCTGGATGCCGGCGTGAACTGGGTGGACACGGCCGAGGTCTACGGCAAGGGCAACTCCGAGTCGATAGTCGGGCGCGCCCTGTCTGGACGTCCCGACGTCCTGGTGGCGACCAAGGTCGCCCCGGCTCCCGTGGGATCGGGCTTCCGTCCGGAGGAGGTGCGGCGGGCCGTCCGCGGGAGCCTGCAGCGGCTGGGGCGCGACCACATCGACCTCTACCAGTTGCACTGGCCGGCGGGGGACAACGTGTGCCCGGTGGAAGAGACGTGGTCCACGATGGCTTCGCTCGTGGACGAGGGGCTCGTGCGCCACGTCGGGGTGTCCAACTTCGACCGGGAGCTGATCGAGCGGTGCCTGGGGGTCCGCCACGTGGACTCGCTCCAGCCGCAGCTTTCGATGCTTCACCGCAAAAACGAGGAGCTGGCGGCGTGGTCCGGGAGCCGCGGAGTGGGAGTGGTCGTCTACGGTCCGTTGGCCTACGGCCTGCTCACGGGAGCCGTCGGCGCGGACACGAAGTTCGAAGAATCCGACTGGCGCAGTGGAAAGGACCCTAACCACTCCTACTACAAGGACCTGTTCGCCCCGGACCGCCTCCCGCGCAACCTGGGCATGGTCGACGCTCTGCGTCCGGTGGCACAGCGGCTGGACGTCTCGCTCGGGCAGCTGGCGCTGGCGTGGGTGGCCCAGCGGCCGGGGGTGACGTCGGCCATCGCCGGCAGCCGAAGCCGGGCTCACAACCAGGAGAACGCGGCGGCTGGGGATATCGCGCTCGGCGACGCCGATGTCGCCGAGGTCGAGTCGATCCTCGACGCGGTGGGCTAACCCCCACCGGGTCCGGACGTTTCCTGCGGAGCGTTTGGCGCCTTCGGTCCCGGGCAATTCTTTGTGAGACCCGGCGGCCGCCGGGTAGCGAGCCGCGGAGGAAGCGTGCGCAACGGGTTCACGATCTCGTTAATGCGCCCTGCCCCGAACGTCGTGCAGGTCGTTTTGGGCGGGGAGCTTGACCTCTCAAGCGTTCGTCTCCTGGACGCGTCGCTCAGAGAGGTCGAGGACGACCTGCTCGAGCCGTCGAACGGTGACGGGGCCGGCCGCACCGGAATCCTGAAGATGGTGGCCCTGGACCTGAGCAAGCTCGAGTTCATCGACTCAGCTGGGCTCACTTCGCTCGTCCAGGCACAGTGGCGAGTCGAGTCCCGGGGCGGGAGGGTTGCCCTTTTGGGGGCGCCGGAGCGCGTAAAGAGGCTCTTCTCACTCACCGGCCTGGACCACCGCTTCCACTTCATGGACGCTTCCGACCTGGACCGCGCCGTCCGAACGGCTGCGGACGCCGAATGACCGTGATTACCGAGGCGACCTATCCGGGTAGATTTGAACCGTGAGCAGCCTGGATAGGCCGTACCTAAGCCGGTCATCGCCTGCTCGAACCGGCTCGGGTAGTTCCCGCGGCGCGGGCGGCGCAGCAACGGTGGCGCCGCCGGTCGTCCCGCCTCTCCCGGCGATACCGCCGCCCGGCTGGGTTGTGGTGATCGCGGCATCCGCAGGTGGCATCGCTCCGATAGTGAACATCCTCTCGAAGCTGCCGGCCGATTTCCCTGCGGCGGTGCTTGTCGCGCAGCATCTTGCGCCCTCGCGCGACAGCTCGTTGGACCAAATCATCCGCCGCAACTCCGCGTTGCCTACGGAGTTTGCACGTGACGGAGTCACGATCGAGGCCGGCCACACCTACATCGCGCCGCCCGACCTGCACCTGCTGATGGTCGAGCGTGACGTCGTACGGCTCACGAGCACCGAGCGCGTGCAGTGGGTGCGGCCGTCGGCGGACGTCCTGTTCGAGTCCGTTGCAGCGCTTTACGGCAGCAAAGCAGTCGCCGTAGTGCTGTCCGGGACGGGTCGCGATGGCTCCGCCGGTGCCATGCACGTCAAGAGGTGCGGGGGCCGGGTCATCGTCCAGGAGCCGACCGATGCGGCCTTCGCGGGAATGCCGTCGTCGGCGGCCGAGGGCACGGTGGACCACGTCGTGCCCGTCGGCGAGATCGCCCAACTGCTGGTGGACATCGTCGGGGCCGGATGACCGACCGCACCTCAGTACGGAGAGGCAACGGCCTGGGGCCCGGCGTCGCCGTCGAAGACGCTCGGACTACGGACCCGGCTCTCGAGTCGCTGCTGGAGTTCCTCCACCAGCAGCGAGGGTTCGACTTCCGCGGCTACAAACGGCCGTCGCTGGCACGCCGGATCAACCGGCGGATGAACGATGTCGGTGCCGGATCCTACGAGGCCTATACCGACTACCTCGAGGTCCACCCCGACGAGTTCACTCACCTGTTCAACACGATCCTCATCAACGTCACCAGGTTCTTTCGCGATCCGGAGGCGTGGGCCTACATCGCCGAAGAGGTCATCCCGTCGGTCCTGCAATCGCGGCGCGACGGCGGCCCGCTGCGGGTCTGGAGTGCCGCCTGTTCCACGGGCGAGGAGGCATACACGCTAGCGATCCTGCTGGCCGAGGCGCTGGGCCCCCGCGAATTCGAGTCGCGCGTCAAGATCTACGGGACCGACCTCGACGACGAAGCCCTCAACCGCTGCCGCCCCGGTGTGTACACCGAGCCGCAGGTGAAAGGCGTCGCAGACGATCTGCGCGACAAGTATCTGGAGCGCAAGGGGGGTCAGTTCGCGCTCCGCAGCAGTCTTCGCAGGGCCATCATCTTCGGCCGCCACGACCTGGTTCAGGACGCCCCGATCTCCAGGCTGGATTTGCTCGTCTGCCGGAACACGCTCATGTACTTCAACGTCCAGACTCAGCGCAAGATCCTGTCGCGTTTCCACTACGCGCTGCGCGACACGGGCTTTCTCTTCCTCGGCCGCGCAGAGACGCTCACGACGCACGGGACCCTGTTCAGGGCCAAGAACATGAAGCACAGGGTCTTCGAGAAGGTCCCTCGTTTGGACCTTCAGGACCGTCTCCTGGTCCTCGCCCAGGCCGGGGACACCGAAGCGGGTGACCTCATAGCGCGCCAGGTGAGGCTGCGCGAAATGTCGTTTGATTCGTCGCCGGACCCCCAGATCGTGGTCGACGCCGAGGGCCTGATCGTGATGGTCAACCGGGAGGCCAGGGCGCTGCTCGAACTCACCACCGACGACATCGGCAATGCTCTGCACGGAACCGAGCTGTCGCGGGGCCCCCTGGAGCTCCAGCGGCTGATCGACCAGGCCTACACGAAGAAGGGGCCGGTAGTGCGGACGGGCGTGCCGTGGCCGGGATCCCAGGACTCCCGCTATGTGGACATTCGGGTCACTCCGCTGTGCGATCGCGACGACACGACGCTTGCCGTCGCCATCA
Proteins encoded in this window:
- a CDS encoding aldo/keto reductase yields the protein MRTRRLGSNGPDISVIGYGAWEIGGDAYGPNPDERELVSAIHAALDAGVNWVDTAEVYGKGNSESIVGRALSGRPDVLVATKVAPAPVGSGFRPEEVRRAVRGSLQRLGRDHIDLYQLHWPAGDNVCPVEETWSTMASLVDEGLVRHVGVSNFDRELIERCLGVRHVDSLQPQLSMLHRKNEELAAWSGSRGVGVVVYGPLAYGLLTGAVGADTKFEESDWRSGKDPNHSYYKDLFAPDRLPRNLGMVDALRPVAQRLDVSLGQLALAWVAQRPGVTSAIAGSRSRAHNQENAAAGDIALGDADVAEVESILDAVG
- a CDS encoding STAS domain-containing protein, encoding MRPAPNVVQVVLGGELDLSSVRLLDASLREVEDDLLEPSNGDGAGRTGILKMVALDLSKLEFIDSAGLTSLVQAQWRVESRGGRVALLGAPERVKRLFSLTGLDHRFHFMDASDLDRAVRTAADAE
- a CDS encoding chemotaxis protein CheB, producing the protein MSSLDRPYLSRSSPARTGSGSSRGAGGAATVAPPVVPPLPAIPPPGWVVVIAASAGGIAPIVNILSKLPADFPAAVLVAQHLAPSRDSSLDQIIRRNSALPTEFARDGVTIEAGHTYIAPPDLHLLMVERDVVRLTSTERVQWVRPSADVLFESVAALYGSKAVAVVLSGTGRDGSAGAMHVKRCGGRVIVQEPTDAAFAGMPSSAAEGTVDHVVPVGEIAQLLVDIVGAG
- a CDS encoding CheR family methyltransferase, which codes for MTDRTSVRRGNGLGPGVAVEDARTTDPALESLLEFLHQQRGFDFRGYKRPSLARRINRRMNDVGAGSYEAYTDYLEVHPDEFTHLFNTILINVTRFFRDPEAWAYIAEEVIPSVLQSRRDGGPLRVWSAACSTGEEAYTLAILLAEALGPREFESRVKIYGTDLDDEALNRCRPGVYTEPQVKGVADDLRDKYLERKGGQFALRSSLRRAIIFGRHDLVQDAPISRLDLLVCRNTLMYFNVQTQRKILSRFHYALRDTGFLFLGRAETLTTHGTLFRAKNMKHRVFEKVPRLDLQDRLLVLAQAGDTEAGDLIARQVRLREMSFDSSPDPQIVVDAEGLIVMVNREARALLELTTDDIGNALHGTELSRGPLELQRLIDQAYTKKGPVVRTGVPWPGSQDSRYVDIRVTPLCDRDDTTLAVAISFSDVTTHRHLQQRIQKASQELETAYEELQSTVEELEATNEELQSTVEELETTNEELQSTNEELESTNEEFTLRSQELNRVNSVLESVLSGLELGVMVVNNELEVFAWNRECEDMWGLREDEVLGRPLLELDMGLPVKALAAVVAPCALEGTPRETVLEAVNRRGRTVRCRVRCRAVPGEEGRTHIGAMVLIDEEPA